In Panthera tigris isolate Pti1 chromosome C1, P.tigris_Pti1_mat1.1, whole genome shotgun sequence, the following proteins share a genomic window:
- the LOC122241341 gene encoding Kruppel-like factor 18, translated as MDPTAEDPVQLPSNSKETSVDSFLQTVEEIEEFLKDVSETYKAKMSAAPEPQLHIPLADHGEDNQHESTQRMMTPLKSTMVTFFDERRPTTSQMTDVIDNPKTTFTACQKITANKIAIPNEGNQMKTLSDDQILYGGQVTLPKENHMMTFSAKQTFTEGHTMTSSGNQTLNWNQMTTLCEEQQMKTLSDDQTLYGDHMTFTGGQTLYGGQMETYSGDQMLYGGHMTLSGYQTLYGGQMKSLSDVQTLYGGQMTYSGDQILYDSQVNTFGDDQTLYGGQMMTLKGHHMTTSTDDHTVYGDHTMPHQSSSLPYPGFLYFSSSHLIYGQTLEKQKCNVKTQRCQVQKNPNVLKTYTCTYQDCGKSYTKPSHLRIHERKHTGEKPYECNVKGCTWKFPRSDELSRHKRKHSGERPYLCTKCNRNFARSDHLKQHQRIHR; from the exons gaTCCCACAGCTGAAGATCCAGTTCAGTTACCCAGCAATAGCAAAGAGACTTCCGTGGACTCTTTCCTTCAAACAGTTGAGGAAATCGAGGAGTTCCTCAAGGACGTCTCTGAGACATATAAGGCAAAAATGTCAGCTGCACCAGAACCACAGCTCCATATACCTCTGGCTGACCATGGTGAAGACAACCAACATGAGTCAACCCAGAGGATGATGACTCCTCTGAAGTCTACAATG GTGACCTTCTTTGATGAGAGAAGACCCACAACCTCCCAGATGACAGATGTTATTGACAACCCAAAGACAACATTCACTGCTTGCCAAAAGATAACTGCAAATAAGATAGCGATCCCCAATGAAGGTAATCAGATGAAGACCCTCAGTGATGACCAGATCCTCTATGGAGGCCAGGTGACACTTCCTAAAGAGAACCACATGATGACCTTCAGTGCTAAGCAGACCTTCACTGAGGGCCATACAATGACTTCCAGTGGTAATCAGACCCTGAATTGGAACCAGATGACAACACTGTGTGAAGAACAACAGATGAAGACCCTCAGTGATGACCAGACCCTCTATGGAGACCATATGACCTTCACTGGGGGCCAGACCCTCTATGGGGGCCAGATGGAGACCTACAGTGGTGACCAGATGCTCTATGGAGGCCACATGACCCTCAGTGGGTACCAGACCCTCTATGGGGGCCAGATGAAGTCACTTAGTGATGTCCAGACGCTTTATGGAGGACAGATGACCTACAGTGGGGACCAGATCCTCTATGACAGCCAGGTGAACACCTTTGGTGATGACCAGACCCTCTATGGAGGTCAGATGATGACCCTTAAGGGGCATCATATGACAACTTCCACTGATGACCACACTGTCTATGGAGACCATACGATGCCACATCAATCATCATCATTGCCATACCCAGGATTCCTATACTTTTCCAGTTCCCATTTGATCTATGGACAAACCCTAGAAAAGCAGAAGTGCAACGTCAAGACCCAGAGATGTCAAGTCCAGAAGAATCCTAATGTTTTGAAGACCTACACTTGCACATACCAGGACTGTGGTAAATCATATACTAAGCCTTCCCACCTCCGGATCCATGAGCGCAAACATACTG GGGAGAAGCCCTACGAATGCAATGTGAAGGGATGCACATGGAAATTCCCCCGTTCAGATGAGCTCAGCAGACACAAGAGAAAACATAGTGGGGAGCGGCCCTACCTATGTACTAAATGCAATAGGAATTTTGCACGATCTGATCACTTAAAGCAGCATCAAAGAATCCACAGATAA